In a single window of the Photobacterium profundum SS9 genome:
- a CDS encoding quaternary amine ABC transporter ATP-binding protein codes for MTDKSQIKPLIRVKNLYKVFGPNAKAVLKQVKAGKSKEDILAETGHTVGLCDINLDINPGEIFVVMGLSGSGKSTLIRHFNRLIDPTEGVIEIAGTDVMSLNEKGLQDFRRHKMSMVFQRFGLMPHRTVLQNIGYGLQIQGLSKNDWEARAHEWLETVGLGGYAKQYPSQLSGGQQQRVGLARALCTDADILLMDEAFSALDPLIRSEMQDQLIELQEKLHKTIVFITHDLDEALRLGDKIAILRDGVLVQQGEPVDILLNPADDYVEAFVKDVNRARALTVETVMKPQVVRISAETIGEAVAEMRKAKDDYGYFINDEGYQGVITQETLENVKKADYGNAIDESMLEDVPSVQTDALLEAVIPETLESDHPLPVLNAEGEVEGRLSRSTLAEVLSEQSTASDKETDSDTKKPFSNKDDTSGNNKAA; via the coding sequence ATGACGGATAAATCACAAATAAAACCGCTTATTCGGGTCAAAAATCTGTACAAAGTATTTGGACCCAATGCGAAAGCCGTGCTGAAACAAGTGAAAGCTGGGAAATCGAAAGAAGATATTTTGGCTGAAACGGGTCACACCGTTGGGCTTTGTGATATCAATTTGGATATCAATCCGGGTGAAATTTTTGTCGTCATGGGTCTGTCTGGTTCCGGTAAATCGACACTTATTCGTCACTTTAACCGCTTGATTGATCCCACCGAAGGTGTGATCGAAATTGCGGGAACCGATGTGATGAGCCTGAATGAAAAAGGGCTACAAGACTTTCGCCGTCATAAAATGTCGATGGTATTCCAGCGATTTGGATTGATGCCACACCGTACTGTGTTGCAAAACATTGGTTATGGCTTACAAATTCAAGGCTTGAGTAAAAATGATTGGGAAGCTCGCGCTCATGAATGGCTTGAAACCGTCGGCTTGGGTGGGTATGCAAAGCAGTATCCATCACAGTTATCGGGTGGGCAGCAACAGCGTGTGGGGTTAGCCCGTGCTTTATGTACTGATGCAGACATTTTGTTAATGGATGAAGCTTTTTCAGCGCTCGACCCACTGATTCGTAGTGAGATGCAAGATCAGCTTATTGAGCTACAAGAAAAACTGCATAAAACGATCGTATTTATTACCCATGATTTAGATGAAGCACTACGCTTGGGCGATAAAATTGCAATTTTGCGTGATGGTGTGTTGGTCCAACAAGGTGAGCCAGTCGATATATTGTTGAACCCAGCTGATGATTACGTAGAAGCATTTGTTAAAGACGTTAACCGTGCACGTGCCTTGACGGTAGAAACAGTGATGAAACCACAAGTCGTGAGAATTTCGGCTGAAACGATTGGTGAAGCCGTCGCGGAAATGCGTAAAGCGAAAGATGATTACGGTTACTTCATTAACGATGAGGGCTACCAAGGGGTTATCACGCAAGAAACGCTCGAAAATGTTAAGAAAGCGGATTATGGCAATGCGATTGATGAATCTATGTTAGAAGACGTGCCTTCAGTACAAACAGATGCATTGTTGGAAGCGGTGATTCCTGAAACACTAGAGAGCGATCACCCGTTACCAGTATTGAATGCAGAGGGTGAAGTGGAAGGGCGATTGTCGCGTTCAACTTTAGCTGAAGTTCTGAGTGAACAAAGCACAGCATCTGACAAAGAGACTGATAGTGATACAAAAAAGCCCTTTAGTAATAAAGATGACACATCGGGTAATAACAAAGCAGCATAA
- a CDS encoding LysR family transcriptional regulator produces MLDIHWLNTFVTLAKLEHFGKTAIKLHMTQPNVSLHIKQLEKSTHVKLIERNPFRLTQAGARLLQSAQNTLMELQTCQADLNAINDLSQGTLTLAASDIISRLLLISPFQSFKKEYPGIDLSLLNTTSAQAADLVKSAKADLGFVIAQKESQPLHFTELHQVKWCALGNGLKEEPTLILLGHDTRTRDLIDLALPSLQLPSYRVMEVGSVDAQIDWAEAGFGVAIVPAFSLHPKLNLQTTITPLPDFPTTSLGYIVRQNQVLSRAIKQLLHWVAEEIQRSQHRA; encoded by the coding sequence ATGCTAGACATCCATTGGTTAAACACATTTGTTACCCTTGCCAAGCTTGAACATTTTGGTAAAACAGCCATTAAACTTCATATGACTCAGCCGAATGTTAGCCTTCATATCAAACAGTTAGAAAAGAGTACGCATGTAAAACTGATTGAACGAAATCCATTTAGATTGACCCAAGCGGGCGCACGTTTATTGCAAAGTGCACAAAATACCTTAATGGAACTGCAGACTTGTCAGGCTGATCTGAATGCCATCAATGATCTAAGCCAAGGCACATTGACCTTAGCCGCTAGTGATATAATTTCACGTTTATTGTTGATCTCGCCTTTTCAATCGTTCAAAAAAGAATACCCCGGCATTGACCTATCGTTACTCAACACAACCTCAGCCCAAGCTGCCGACTTAGTAAAAAGTGCAAAAGCAGATCTTGGTTTTGTTATCGCCCAAAAAGAAAGCCAGCCACTCCACTTCACTGAATTACATCAGGTCAAATGGTGTGCACTGGGTAATGGATTAAAAGAAGAGCCCACCCTTATTCTGTTAGGTCACGATACCCGAACGCGTGATTTGATTGATTTGGCACTGCCTAGCCTGCAATTACCCAGCTATCGCGTCATGGAAGTTGGTAGTGTTGATGCACAAATCGACTGGGCAGAGGCTGGATTTGGTGTCGCAATCGTTCCGGCTTTTTCGCTACACCCTAAACTTAATCTACAAACGACCATAACCCCGTTACCCGACTTCCCAACCACCAGCTTGGGCTATATTGTTCGTCAAAACCAAGTGCTTTCACGTGCTATCAAACAACTGTTGCATTGGGTCGCTGAAGAAATACAGCGCTCACAACATAGAGCCTAA